A section of the Leptotrichia sp. HSP-342 genome encodes:
- a CDS encoding sodium ion-translocating decarboxylase subunit beta, producing the protein MELLKILYGTTGISMITGRQIIMIIISLILLYLAIKKQYEPYLLLPISFGMLLANLPAVANEGLMEKGGLLYYLYQGVKLGIYPPLIFLAIGASTDFGPLIANPKSLLLGAAAQLGIFIAFIGAILLGLTGKEAASIGIIGGADGPTAIYLTTKLAPHLLGSIAIAAYSYMALVPVIQPPIIKLLTTKKERMVEMTQLRFVSQREKIIFPIAVTIIVILLVPSSAPLIGMLMLGNLIKEAGVVSNLVEHARGAMLYCITIVLGMTVGATADGKHFLSLVTIKIIILGLIAFSFGTVGGVLFGKIMYKLTKGKVNPMIGAAGVSAVPMAARVVQKLGQEENPKNFLLMHAMGPNIAGVIGSAVAAGVLLIIFR; encoded by the coding sequence ATGGAATTACTAAAAATTCTTTATGGAACAACAGGAATATCAATGATAACTGGAAGACAGATTATAATGATAATAATTTCGCTAATTTTGTTGTATCTGGCGATAAAAAAACAATATGAACCTTATCTATTGCTTCCTATTTCCTTTGGGATGCTGCTCGCAAATTTGCCTGCTGTTGCAAATGAAGGGCTTATGGAAAAAGGTGGACTTTTATACTATCTATATCAAGGAGTAAAATTAGGTATTTATCCACCGCTAATATTTTTGGCAATAGGAGCAAGTACTGATTTTGGACCGCTAATTGCAAATCCAAAAAGTCTGCTGCTAGGAGCGGCTGCACAGCTTGGAATTTTTATAGCATTTATTGGAGCAATTTTACTGGGACTGACTGGAAAAGAGGCAGCTTCAATTGGAATTATTGGAGGAGCTGACGGACCTACAGCCATCTACTTGACAACAAAACTGGCACCACATTTACTAGGATCAATCGCTATCGCAGCCTATTCATATATGGCTTTAGTTCCTGTAATTCAACCTCCAATTATAAAACTTTTGACAACAAAAAAGGAAAGAATGGTGGAAATGACACAGCTCAGATTTGTAAGTCAAAGAGAAAAAATAATTTTTCCAATTGCAGTAACAATTATTGTTATTCTTCTAGTTCCATCATCAGCTCCATTAATCGGAATGTTAATGCTCGGAAATCTTATAAAGGAGGCTGGAGTTGTTTCAAATTTAGTTGAACATGCAAGAGGAGCCATGTTATACTGTATTACAATAGTACTTGGAATGACTGTTGGAGCAACTGCTGACGGAAAGCATTTTTTGAGTCTGGTAACAATAAAAATTATTATTCTTGGGTTAATTGCATTTTCTTTTGGGACAGTAGGAGGAGTGCTGTTTGGGAAAATAATGTACAAACTCACAAAAGGAAAAGTAAATCCTATGATTGGAGCAGCAGGGGTTTCAGCAGTTCCAATGGCGGCAAGAGTTGTACAGAAACTAGGGCAGGAAGAAAATCCCAAAAACTTTCTGTTAATGCATGCAATGGGACCAAATATAGCAGGTGTAATTGGATCAGCCGTTGCTGCTGGAGTTCTTTTAATAATATTCAGATAA
- a CDS encoding biotin--[acetyl-CoA-carboxylase] ligase codes for MKENINLYKFDELDSTNEYLRRNHKSHEEFDVISARMQTHGKARRQNDWVSMDGMALFSFFLKERDDWEIENYLKLPLIAGLATINGLKKIENLEYKFKWTNDVYLKNKKLCGILLEKTENVYIVGIGINVNNILPENLQNKAISLTQLTNKKYQIDEVIKNIVSEFQILCKQLENGLWENILDKINKINYLKGKRIELKFGNEVVSGIAHNINKDGEIEVLMEQNEAGEREVRSFSVGEIFEKIVYY; via the coding sequence ATGAAAGAAAATATAAATCTATATAAATTTGATGAACTTGATTCGACAAACGAGTATTTACGAAGAAATCACAAAAGTCATGAAGAATTTGATGTTATTTCTGCTAGAATGCAGACTCATGGGAAGGCACGCAGACAGAATGACTGGGTATCTATGGATGGAATGGCGCTTTTTAGTTTCTTTTTAAAGGAAAGGGATGACTGGGAAATCGAGAATTATTTAAAATTACCTTTGATTGCCGGTCTTGCAACAATAAATGGATTAAAGAAAATTGAAAATTTAGAATATAAATTTAAATGGACAAATGATGTTTATTTGAAAAACAAGAAATTATGCGGTATTTTGCTGGAAAAAACAGAAAATGTCTATATTGTTGGAATTGGGATAAATGTGAATAACATATTGCCAGAAAACTTACAAAATAAGGCAATTTCATTGACACAATTAACAAATAAGAAATATCAAATTGATGAAGTTATAAAAAATATTGTTTCAGAGTTTCAAATATTATGTAAACAGCTGGAAAATGGATTATGGGAAAATATTTTGGATAAAATAAATAAAATAAACTATCTGAAAGGCAAAAGAATTGAGTTAAAATTTGGAAATGAAGTTGTTTCAGGAATTGCACATAATATTAATAAAGATGGAGAAATCGAAGTTTTAATGGAACAAAATGAGGCTGGAGAAAGGGAAGTTAGGAGTTTTTCGGTTGGGGAGATTTTTGAAAAGATAGTTTATTATTAG
- a CDS encoding phosphate/phosphite/phosphonate ABC transporter substrate-binding protein → MKKNILRSLLLLAILLFTISCGKKNDTIKIVFLPNETNDSLKKSREEFARVVQEATGKKVEIVTTTDYNITVENIVSGQSQIAYIGAEAYLNARQRTKDIEAVLTNAGESGTLEDARYYSFIAVRAEDANQYRSGDGFDLKKLKGKSMGFVTNSSTSGFKIPANFIVKEFGLKNTDEVLGNKVFSKVMFGNSHPGAQVLLFKGDVDVATFAIPKSFTIYELTAGKDFNSGATYKVKKGAVAPFGDYAGKSFTVIKSIPVYNGPIVFNTKTLAKEDQEKIKKALLAKSTTDNPHIFSDKKSKVRGLFLKENPNVGFVETNTAWYEGMKNIK, encoded by the coding sequence ATGAAAAAAAATATTTTAAGAAGTTTATTATTATTAGCAATCTTGCTGTTTACTATTAGTTGTGGCAAGAAAAACGATACAATCAAAATTGTATTTTTACCAAATGAAACTAATGATTCGTTGAAAAAATCACGTGAAGAGTTTGCACGGGTTGTGCAGGAAGCAACTGGGAAAAAAGTTGAAATTGTTACAACGACTGACTATAATATTACAGTTGAGAATATTGTTTCTGGACAGTCTCAGATTGCATATATAGGAGCCGAAGCATATTTGAATGCTAGACAGAGAACAAAGGATATTGAGGCTGTGCTTACAAATGCTGGAGAAAGTGGGACATTAGAAGATGCACGTTATTACAGCTTTATTGCAGTTAGAGCAGAAGATGCTAATCAATACCGTTCTGGAGATGGATTTGACTTGAAGAAGTTAAAAGGTAAGTCTATGGGATTTGTTACAAACAGCTCAACATCTGGATTTAAGATACCAGCTAATTTCATTGTAAAAGAATTTGGATTAAAAAATACGGATGAAGTGCTTGGAAATAAAGTATTTTCAAAAGTTATGTTTGGAAATTCGCATCCTGGAGCACAAGTTCTATTATTTAAAGGAGATGTCGATGTTGCAACATTTGCTATTCCAAAATCATTCACAATTTATGAGCTGACTGCTGGAAAAGACTTTAATTCAGGAGCCACATATAAAGTGAAAAAAGGGGCAGTTGCACCATTTGGAGATTATGCTGGAAAAAGCTTTACAGTTATAAAATCAATTCCAGTTTATAACGGTCCAATCGTATTTAATACAAAAACTTTGGCAAAAGAGGATCAGGAAAAAATCAAGAAGGCTCTTTTAGCTAAATCAACAACTGATAATCCACATATTTTCAGTGACAAGAAGAGTAAAGTAAGAGGTCTTTTCTTGAAAGAAAACCCAAATGTTGGATTTGTGGAAACAAATACAGCATGGTACGAAGGAATGAAAAATATAAAGTAA
- a CDS encoding RNA-binding S4 domain-containing protein — MRLDKFLKVTRIIKRRTVAKELADNGNIAVNGEQKKSSYDVKKGDIFDIKYFNKNIKVKVLDLPPESLKKELIDEYVEIIG; from the coding sequence ATGCGTTTAGATAAATTTTTAAAAGTAACAAGAATTATAAAAAGAAGAACAGTGGCAAAAGAATTGGCAGATAATGGAAACATTGCTGTAAACGGAGAGCAGAAAAAATCTTCTTATGATGTAAAAAAAGGCGATATTTTTGACATAAAGTATTTTAACAAGAATATAAAGGTAAAAGTTTTGGATTTGCCACCTGAAAGCCTTAAAAAAGAACTTATTGACGAATATGTTGAAATAATTGGATAA
- the spoVG gene encoding septation regulator SpoVG: MKVTDIRIRIGKQTENNERLRAYADITFDESFVIHGLKIIDGQNGLFVAMPSRRMPNGEFKDIVHPIKPELRAEITKVILEKFEQESAAQSETE, encoded by the coding sequence ATGAAAGTAACTGATATTCGTATTAGAATTGGAAAACAAACAGAGAACAATGAGAGATTAAGAGCTTATGCTGACATCACGTTTGATGAAAGTTTTGTAATTCATGGATTAAAAATAATCGATGGACAAAACGGATTGTTTGTGGCAATGCCATCAAGAAGAATGCCAAATGGAGAATTTAAGGACATAGTTCATCCAATTAAACCTGAACTTCGTGCTGAAATAACAAAAGTTATTTTGGAAAAATTTGAGCAGGAAAGTGCAGCTCAATCTGAAACTGAATAA
- a CDS encoding TIGR02206 family membrane protein — MTFSYFSPIHIETFIVSILFCIFLFYIPKFFKNIDIKKYSIFLGYFLLTFKIVDSIYRLMYQNEPITNVTPVHLCNFAAIFAGLYLIFRTKFLYNVVYYLTFGPVLALILPGIIYYHDNYYVYIFMIMHALIVFTAFFGYEYLDERPTKKGFIQSIIALLLIFLYAFIYNFIFKEINAMFLKSHIIPQVKFINPIWLYDIVLISTMIFLEFLLYLPVMKRKV; from the coding sequence TTGACTTTTAGTTATTTTAGCCCTATTCATATAGAAACTTTTATTGTTTCAATTTTATTTTGCATATTTTTATTCTATATTCCAAAATTTTTTAAGAATATAGATATAAAGAAATATTCAATATTTTTAGGATATTTTTTGTTAACATTTAAAATAGTTGATTCGATTTATAGGCTGATGTATCAGAATGAACCTATAACCAATGTTACACCTGTGCATCTTTGTAATTTTGCAGCAATTTTTGCAGGATTGTATTTAATTTTTAGAACAAAATTTTTATATAATGTAGTTTATTATTTAACTTTTGGGCCAGTATTGGCACTAATTCTGCCTGGGATAATTTACTATCATGACAACTATTATGTCTATATTTTTATGATAATGCATGCACTTATTGTATTCACAGCTTTTTTTGGATATGAGTATCTAGATGAAAGACCTACAAAAAAAGGATTTATTCAATCAATAATCGCATTACTTCTTATATTTCTTTATGCGTTTATCTACAACTTTATCTTTAAGGAAATAAATGCAATGTTTTTAAAAAGTCACATTATTCCACAAGTGAAGTTTATAAATCCTATCTGGTTATATGATATTGTTCTGATTTCTACAATGATTTTTTTAGAATTTTTGTTATATTTGCCAGTTATGAAAAGAAAAGTTTAA